Genomic window (Xylanimonas protaetiae):
GTTCGCGCCGTCGCGGTCCAGAACGGACTGGGTGCGCTGACGCCATGCTTCGGCGACGTCCACGGGTAGGTGTAGCGAGTCGATTCCGGGGTGGTGCGCCTCCAGATCCGCCCAGAAGTTGGCGAGGGTCCGGGCCAAGCCGGTGAACGTGCTGTAGTCGAGCGCGGGACGCCGCTCATTCAACCTGACTTGGGTCAAGAGCCTTAGTGCCTTGCGGGCTTCCTGATCGCGTCGAGGATGGCCTGCTTGTCGGCGGGGATGGCGGGTTCGGCGTCGCGGATGACGCCGTTGATCTCGATGGTCGCGGAGCGCAGTGGTCGTAGCTCGCGCAGGACTTTCCGGATGGACAGTCCGGTGCGGTCCTGGATCGTGCGGGAGACGGCCAGCGCGGTGAAGACGATGGTGAGGTGGGCTTCGATCGCGTCGCGTGTCCTCGCGAAGAAGGGTCTGGCCTGCAGGTCTGTCTTCGACATCCGGAAGGACTGCTCGACGTGCCACAGATCGTGGTAGCTGGAGATGACCTCGCCTGGGGCCATGACCGTGGCGGGGATGTTCGTGACGTAGCCCTTGAGGCCGGCGACCTTCCGCGCCCTGGCCAGGGCGGTCTCGTCGAGGGTGCGGGCGGTTCCGGTGGTCTTGACGAACCGGGTGGCGCGGGCGGGCTTGTCACCGTCGATGACTGATCGGGCGCGGTCCTCCTGCGCGGTCAGGGTCCGGTTGTCTCTCGCGAACCTCTTCGCGGAGTAGGCCCACACGGCCCGCCATGACGCCGGGGTCCCGGTCTTCGTCCACACGGGCTCGGCCTTGACGTTGACGTCATTGACGGGCGTCGCGCCGCGGTGCTTGGGGGTGATCGTGTCGATCATCTGCCCGTCGGTGAACACGGTGCCGTGCCACCGGTAGTGCGAGGCCAGGTCGAGGGGCGCGGTGGTCTGGCGGGAGCCGACGATGAAGGAGAACCCGGCGTCGTCGAGCTCGCGCAGGTTCGCACCGGAGAGCATGCCGGCGTCCGCGACGATGACCATGCCCTCGATGCCGTGCCTGGCTTGGAAGGACTTGATGACGGGCAGGATCGTGAGCGTTTCGGCCTTGTTCCCCTCGAAGCAGCCGATCTCGAGGGGGAACCCGGTCCTGTCTACGAGGAGGCCGACGACGATCTGCGGGTCGACGCGACGTTCTTTGGAGTAGCCGACCTTGCGCAGGTCGTCTTCCTTCTCCGCTTCGAAGTAGAGCGTGGTCACGTCATACAGCACGAGGGACACATCATCGCTGGCCTGCGCGAACGTGAAGCACGCCTTCGCGATCAGGTCCCGGTACCGGCCGTCCTGCGCCCGCTTCAACGTCCGCTTCCGCGTGGACAGCGACGCGGCGACCCGGCCCAGGTCGGACAGGACCCGGTCGACGTCGAGCAGCGAGGTCGGCTCCACGATCCGCGCGATCACCAGGTCGCGGAAGGTGTCGTCGCCGACGATGTCGAAACCGAGCTCGTCGAACACGCCCCCGATCGCGTCGTACAGGATCCGGGAGAACGAGCGCCGCAGCAGGGGCGCGGGCATCCACCCACGCGCACGGGAGGGCGTCTGCCCGAACAGGGCCGGCGGCTGCGGGACGGGAATCAACGGGGCGTACCTCGACACGGCCTGCAGGCCAAGGTCGAGCTCCAACTGCTGGTCACCCTTGATCAGATCGGCCGCCTCATCCATCAACAGGCCGAGCGCGACCTCGTCATGCGCCGACCCGACATGCCGCACGATCCGCCGCCGCCCGTTCACGGACTCGACGATCTGGACCGCCGTCGCACCCGACGCCGTCCTCACCCGCCGAACCCACACCACCCCGGCAGCGTACTTAGTGCCTCCAGGAGGACACTAACCCACAGAGCCACGACCATCACCGCAGGTCAGAGAACTGCGGATCGCGGGCTGTGGAGAACCTGACCGAAGTCAGGAGTCGAGCGCGGGACGCCGCTCATTCAAGTAGCGCACGATCACGTCACGTACGGGCCGGCAGGCCAGCTTGTAGGAGTCGACCAGCTCCTCGGTCGACAGCTGTCCGAGCTGGCGCATCGCGTGGAATGGAGAATCCGGGATCTGCGCGATGCCGCGCACGAGGTCCCACCCGATGCTGATGCCTCCGCGCGTCTGGCCGCCGGGCCGACCTGTCGCGTGCCGTAGCGCCATGAAGTCGTCCAGCGTCAGCTGATCCAGATCACGTCCGCTGTGTAGCACGAGCACGGTGAGGGTGTTCACGGCCTGGGTCCGCTGGAACTTGCGGAGTCGTAGGTGATCTGCGTTCTCGTGGACGAGGGCGAACAGATCGGGGCGGAACGTCGACCGAGCAAGCTCATAGAGCTTGCTCGACGCCAGGGTCCGCAGGAACCGATGGCTCGGCAGTATGAAGCGCACGAGCATTAGGCAGGTCAGGGCCTCGAGGATGCGGACCCGTTTGGTGTCCGAGCTCCGTGCGTCATCCCTGGTTATCTGCTCGATCCAGCCGGTGGTGTCGTCGGGGTTCGCGGCCTCCCAGCGCGCTTGCCACCCATCACCAGGTTGAGCTGCGAGCCATGCGAGGATCACGCGCGTCGAGTCCATCACCAGGTGCTGATGCCGGGGCGAAAGGCAGACCACTCGCTGGGAACTGGCGACAGCACCGAGCACTTCGTCCGCCGAGGCTAGGTCCAAGGGTCCACCCACGCCACCACGCGCTCCCCACACGGCACGCTGCTCCTCGGTGGACCGCCAGAGTGGAGGTCTGGGCGTGCGTGGGCGAGTCACCGGCGTCGGTGACGGGGCCCTCACGGCGTGCTCCCGTCGAAGAGGACAGCCATGTCTGCCGGGTTGTATCCCCGGGCCAACGTTGGCGGCTTCAACGTCGGGGCGGCACGTTGCTCAAGGTGAGCAAGCACACGCCTTGCCACCTCGGCGTCCTCTTCGAACAGGTAGATCGACGCCGTGGTGTCGATGTCGGCGTGTCCCAAGATCACCTGCACGTCGCGCAGCGTCAGGTTCGAGTCACGGGACATGCGCAGTGCTGCGGTGTGCCGCAGGTCATGCATGGACCAGTTGGTGCCGAGCGCGACGTTGACGCGGCGGAAGACCGCACGGAGCGCGTCGTAGCTAAGCGGCTGCTGTGCCAGGCCGGTCCCACGATCACGCCTCCGGACTGTGCGCCAGATCGCCTCGTTCGGGCCGAGCGGTCCGACGTCCGCGAGGTAGAGCCGCAACCAAACGAACGCCTCGGCGCTGGCCGGCAACCATTGTTCAGCGCGAGTGCCCTTGCGGATCACCCGCACCAGTTGTTCGCCCCAATCGATGTCAACGCCCCGCAGACCGAGCAGTTCTCCGGCCCGTGCCCCGTTGCTGACCCCGAGGGCGAGCAGTGCCCGGTCTCGGTGTGAGCGCAGCGCAGCGAAGACATCACGCCACTGCTCGTCCGACAGGGTGCGCGGCCGTCGCTTGGGGACAACAGGGTTGTAGCGGAAGCGACCCTCGGCCCGGAACGGTTCCATCGGGTTGTGGTGCAGGTTCGCTCGTCCGCGATGAGCAGGTTGCACGGGGTTAACCACCGGGCCCTCGCCGAGGTCCGCCCAGAACTCGTAGAACCCGCGAAGCACGGCCATCGCGTGCCGAACCGTCCTGGGCTGATAACGATCGTCGAGGTAAGCCTTGCGCGTGATCGGGTTCACCGTTCCCGCGGTCGCAAGCGAGACCGTCCGCAGTGCGGCGCCTGGTTTGGTCGCCGCGCCGAGCCACAGTGCGTAGTCCCTTACGTCTGCGGACGTGACGCATGCCCAAGACACCTCGCGCACACCCAGCCAGCGCCACCACCGGAGCAACGCGTACGCATAACTTCGCACGCTCCCCGCGCGATTACCCCTTGCCGTGAACTCGACGAGATAGCGACGGACGGGCTCGATCGGCGTGTCTTCAACGTCGACGACTACCCAAGGAGTCGGCCCCGGGTCCTCGACCACACTGCCCCATCGAGGCAGGTCCAGCACCGTTCGATCCACAGTCCACCTCATCCACGGTCGGTCAGTGGATGAGGTCTATCTGGTGCCCGGTCTGTCCGGCTGCAGGGCGGCGGCGTGTCGCCGCGTAGTCCGGTCAACACCCCCACCGTGCGACCTGGAGCGTCCGCGTGATCTCGCCCCTGCCCGGGCCCGCGTCCGTCCTCGCCGGCCGCTCGACGACGATGCGCACCGGGTCGGTCGGGGCCACGTTCCACGACGGCGAGAGCTCCACGACGTCGTCGGCGAGCTCGGCGATCTCCAGGTCGTCGGCGACGTCCTGGGCGCTGCGGAAGGAGGCGAACCGGCCACACATGGGACCATCTTCTCCCCGGCCGCCGACACGGGTCCCGTCCGCGCCGCTCCCAGCGGCCACCCAGGATCTCACCCGACCGCGCGGCGTTCATCCCCGGGAGACGACCCGTCGATGGTTTAGCGCCTGACCTGCGTCGACGCCCGAACCTCGCTAGCGTCGTCGTGTGGCACCGACGCGCCCGAGACACCTCCCGCTCCGCCGCACGCACCGAGTCCGGCACATCGTCGCCCTGACGCTCACGGGCGTGCTCGCGTTCGCGGGCGCCGCGGCCGCGGCCATGTACGTCGAGCTCCAGTCGAAGA
Coding sequences:
- a CDS encoding tyrosine-type recombinase/integrase, whose amino-acid sequence is MLDLPRWGSVVEDPGPTPWVVVDVEDTPIEPVRRYLVEFTARGNRAGSVRSYAYALLRWWRWLGVREVSWACVTSADVRDYALWLGAATKPGAALRTVSLATAGTVNPITRKAYLDDRYQPRTVRHAMAVLRGFYEFWADLGEGPVVNPVQPAHRGRANLHHNPMEPFRAEGRFRYNPVVPKRRPRTLSDEQWRDVFAALRSHRDRALLALGVSNGARAGELLGLRGVDIDWGEQLVRVIRKGTRAEQWLPASAEAFVWLRLYLADVGPLGPNEAIWRTVRRRDRGTGLAQQPLSYDALRAVFRRVNVALGTNWSMHDLRHTAALRMSRDSNLTLRDVQVILGHADIDTTASIYLFEEDAEVARRVLAHLEQRAAPTLKPPTLARGYNPADMAVLFDGSTP
- a CDS encoding IS1634 family transposase, whose amino-acid sequence is MVWVRRVRTASGATAVQIVESVNGRRRIVRHVGSAHDEVALGLLMDEAADLIKGDQQLELDLGLQAVSRYAPLIPVPQPPALFGQTPSRARGWMPAPLLRRSFSRILYDAIGGVFDELGFDIVGDDTFRDLVIARIVEPTSLLDVDRVLSDLGRVAASLSTRKRTLKRAQDGRYRDLIAKACFTFAQASDDVSLVLYDVTTLYFEAEKEDDLRKVGYSKERRVDPQIVVGLLVDRTGFPLEIGCFEGNKAETLTILPVIKSFQARHGIEGMVIVADAGMLSGANLRELDDAGFSFIVGSRQTTAPLDLASHYRWHGTVFTDGQMIDTITPKHRGATPVNDVNVKAEPVWTKTGTPASWRAVWAYSAKRFARDNRTLTAQEDRARSVIDGDKPARATRFVKTTGTARTLDETALARARKVAGLKGYVTNIPATVMAPGEVISSYHDLWHVEQSFRMSKTDLQARPFFARTRDAIEAHLTIVFTALAVSRTIQDRTGLSIRKVLRELRPLRSATIEINGVIRDAEPAIPADKQAILDAIRKPARH
- a CDS encoding SOS response-associated peptidase family protein is translated as MCGRFASFRSAQDVADDLEIAELADDVVELSPSWNVAPTDPVRIVVERPARTDAGPGRGEITRTLQVARWGC